The nucleotide sequence gagatAAATTTGGACCTGTCTTGCACTttgaaatttaactttttttaaaattaaaacggtAGGGAAACATATTCTAGCGACAGGTTCATTTTACGAAAATAAATGTGGttctttaatgaaaataaggaAGTGTCGGTTGTCGCTAAAATGGCACAAATTGCAGTTCCTTTAGTTACTTACTTATTCTTTTAGTTGTGTCACGATATTTCAAAGAATCTACGGGGCATTGTTGAAAGCAAAAAAATTCAGGGATAAATTCAGATAATCATCATGacttatagttatttttacacataatGATTGTGACCTTAAGTAGAACATATCCTAGTACGACTAGGTGCAACTGTACCTAGATaactaatttcttttttttactaaacctAGGTAGTTTATACgttgtattgtataaaattacataattacttGTAATATCATTTTCATTACTGATAATTTCATTCTTCGATAAACTgtgtacaataataattacatgttCGGGCTATGCTATAAtcgtataattattatacagtGTGATTAGTTTGTCCGCAACAATGTGCTTGTACTAGTATAAAGACTCTCAGGACACTGCAAtgagtttaatatttaaaagttgagTTGTCGGGAAAAGTACAAATTTTACTCATTTTCCGAAATGTGTGCGAGAATGAATTTTTATGTGTTAATTGTGATTTTGGCTTTAGGCTACTCAGACGCAAAGGTAAAtatagtgattttttttgttgaaagtAAAGACGACGAAAGGTGCTTCGGAGAACGCTGTTAGTTCTATGAATTATCTTAACTCCAGTTAATtctaaaaacatattttcatttcacgAGGACGTCAcctctttaataataataaatataaataattacaaaggtgaaaattatacattgcTATTATAGCTAGTGTGTTTGCCTTTccggaaaaaaaaactacatattttacttaatacaactaaaattaattgtgAAAAATTAGTACACGTGGTTTAAATTAGTACGACTAAAATTTGTTTAGTATGGTTTATCTAAAATTCTTGTTAAGTATTTGTGTGACTAAGATGCCTTCTTTCTTTTCAGAAACTAGTTCATTTACCAACAGAGAAATCATTTCTAATCTTGCCACAGATCATGAAATGTGCGGATGAAACAGGAGTAAATTTTGAAgaattaaactatttattatccGAATCCAAAGATCACCATTTAGATAAAAATGCTGGGAATTTCATCAGTTGTAGTTTCAGAAGAACCGGATATGCGAACAGTAAGGGAAACGTGAATATGGACAAATTTCTGAATTTATTCCCGAAGGAAAACAGGGAAGCAGTAAGAAAAGTAGCTGTTGATTGTGACGATATTGATTCTACTAATGTATCGGAGAAATTGTACAAGTTTGTGGTTTGTTTCTTAAAAACTTCACCAGTACTGCTAATGTTGTGATAACAGGGaatatttcctttattttctgaagaaagtttaatttataaaatttgatctTGGTGTGTGTTCTAGTGaggttgataaaaaaaaagaataaataaagtgtATTCACCTACATCTGCCTTTGACTTCCCATCATTTACGTATCTACAAAAGGTaatgtgataaaattttaatacaggattttattaaaatatattttctttagatAGCAAGAAATAATTGCTTGCCATATTGACGTAAAAGTTGTATTTGTCGAGCTTCTCTTTCATTATAGAGACTATTTGTGGTAAGCGCTGGAAAGAGCGAGGTCAAGCTATTTTTATACAGACACCAAcccttaaaatataaagagaatCTATATTTCAAATGGGTCTGATTGCCCAAACGGGCTATTTGTGGAAATACCACCTGGATTTAAAGTTCTTAAAATCTGTATTTAATAAAGGGGCACCTTTCGAAATACccgtaagtaggtatatcagattttttaatgatgaaCCGTGTTAACCCAGACTGCTTAAAGTTATATGGTACTAATAtgtctaatatttttatcttatttttatcttagactagaggccgcccgcgacttcgtccgcatggaaaccctatcaatcccgcgggaactctgggataaaaagtagcctatgtgttattctgggtcttcagctacctacataccaaatttcatggtaatcggttcagtagtttttgcgtgaaagagtaacaaacatccatacatccatacaaactttcgcctttataatagtagtaggatagtaggatatatattttatcacttACGACCACGATGAAACTCTTCGCACAAATTGTAAGGtattctaatattttaatttgtatattcaTTTAGTGAACGTTAACCATGCttttattctataaaaaatccAGACCTGGGACAATCTAAAAAAGGTCTCCTTGGTGGCTGAGGATACGAAATATGAGGTAtgagaataaattttattttctgagtACTACTTTCAAtaccaatatatatttaaaaaaaaattcatggaGCACAATAAAGCAGCACATTATGGCACGTCATTTCTTGTGAAAAGActatttctcttttttatttcaacgaAATTGAGGCTCCTTTTTAATTTCCACCCCAGACCAGACTAGCAGTAATAAAGAGGCAAACCGAATTCGCGCCCTCGCGTCATCTTGATTAGAACAACACAACTCAAGTGCTTACCAAACGACTGCGGACAGAACAATGCGCACACACTCGACGGTCCTTCATTCTTCAACAACAAATCTTGCCTCGTGACTGTAGTTTGTTCATTTGGAAGAAATGAAAGAGGGAGCCCAGCTTTTGTTGTTCTCAGTAGCCATTCTACTAATTGCGACAACCTCCCATTGTGTCGTATAAATTAGACGTGAACGTGAATCGAGGATATTTGGGTCTCGTTGTGGGTAAATGGTCTAAGCCCGTTGTTATCCCATCCCGACTTTGATTGCGAAAAGGAAAGtgagtttatatatttttgggtGTTATCCGTTCACGCTTTATTCTTTAAATCAACGCCCGGCTAGGTGCTATGCCTGTGGAAccacggctccaacgatgttgtgtcagaggttgtatatatgctccaatgcgtgaaatatttgcttgcgcgatttagactattCACTGTTGTTGACTGAgagcgtcgcgtgattggtTGTTGTGACTTATGGCGTAGAGATATCGCCacatttgtatataataaatattatatctgtaattaaaatagataaaaagaaTACAATAGCTGTAGGCAAACATGGGCCGTTATATTAATTTCGAagttaaatttcatatttttcttacaaataaCTACAAACATGTTGTACAATAAACTACAACCTAAATGGGGAAACTACAGTGCAAAACCTGGCCTGCTGCTTACGTAATGATTTATTTGCTTAAAACAGTCTAGGTAAAGCAATTTCgaacaaatataaatctcCTAAGTTAAACTCGCATGCAATTGAACTAGTCGGCGACTTAGCAACACATTATTATTCCCCTCGGCTGGACGCAGACTACTCGCAATATATCTATACACATCAGTTTGTGCACATGGCTTCACTcttgtaaaatgtataaaaggaCAACGAAATGTGTAAGAgtagactatatgtataaccCAATCAACCACTGGGTCCGACAGAGAAGTTAAATTtcgacaaaataaatttattataatttttaattttacttatataatattaatatatttatttagttgaaATATAATTGGCAGTGGTTGACTGGTAGGTGATATTATGAAGTATACTATACACACTTCTATTTTatacaatcaaatttaaatgaacATATTATATCCAAAATTAGATAGTTTATCTCGGGAAATCCCATGGGTGGTTGCAGCTAAAGGGTACAGATACTAAGGTATAATATCAATTGATTTTACATATTGCCTTTTGATTGcggtaattttgaaaatgtagTTATGGTTCCGAGAGTCAATCcggttcaaattaaaaattcacatA is from Amyelois transitella isolate CPQ chromosome 13, ilAmyTran1.1, whole genome shotgun sequence and encodes:
- the LOC106132082 gene encoding uncharacterized protein LOC106132082 — encoded protein: MCARMNFYVLIVILALGYSDAKKLVHLPTEKSFLILPQIMKCADETGVNFEELNYLLSESKDHHLDKNAGNFISCSFRRTGYANSKGNVNMDKFLNLFPKENREAVRKVAVDCDDIDSTNVSEKLYKFVVCFLKTSPVLLML